From Alloacidobacterium dinghuense:
ATTTTACGCCGCAGAAGCCTTATCCCTATGCCAGTGAGCTTTGCCATGGTGTGCGTGTGCTGCTGATGGATCGCAATGTGCTGGATGCGCCGGAATTAGGGATTGTGCTCGCGTCGGTTTTGCATAAGCTTTATTCGCAGGAGTACAAGCTGGAGCGGATCAATAGGCTGCTTGCGAACCAGCATGTGCTGGAGGCCTTGATGCGTGGGGATGATCCTTCGAAGATTGCTGAGGATTGGCGCGGAGAGCTGGAGGCGTTTGAGGCGAAGCGGAAGGCGGCTTTGCTTTACTGACCTTGAGGGTGAGCGTTCGACGGCCGTTTTGGGGTCTTGCTTTCCCACCCTGTCGCAAATGGCGCGACAGGATGGGGCACCCATTTTCGTGCTTCCGCCGAAGAAAGTAGATCCTTCCCCTTCCTCTTCGTTGCACTCAGAGTCAGGGTCAGGATGACAGCTTTTAAAGACTAGAGCATCTTCAGGTAGGCTTTTGCCTGTTCCAATTCTGGAAAGAGTTTTTCGTCTGCCTGGAACTCGCGGGGGTGTACGCAGCGGCGTCCGCGGCGCACTTTGACGGGATGCCTGAGGTGCAGCATCTCGTGGTACATCAGGTACTCGATTGCGTAACGTGGGGTGTTTTTGCGGTCGAAGACGCGGCTGACCATGATGGTGTTGTGGGCGGCGTCATAGTGGCCGAGGAGACGGCGCGCCTTGTGCTCGCTCCAAGTGAGAAGAGGCCTGCCGAGTAAGCCATGGAAGAAACGGCGGTTCAGCGTTTCGAAGACTTCGTCGAGATCGTAGTAGTCACCTTTGGCGGTTGAGATTTTTTTGCGCCCGCGTGTCTGGCGGATGCGCTCGGTCTGCCGGAGCACTCCTTCGCTCGATGCGAATCGGCGGTATCGCGCGTTATGAGACGGATCGAGCGGCTTGCGGTAGAGCTTGGCAAGCAGGATGTGCGCGATTGCTCGCAGGACTGTGTCGGGCGCACCTTCGAGAAGATCGGAAAGGTGGACTTTGATCTGGCCTTCACGCAGGCGAATGGTTGTGTTCAGGCTCGTGAATCGGTAGAAGCGAACATGGATAGGTGGAATAGGAGCGCGCGGACGGATGGCGCGATACTCTTCTTCAAACAAACGCGAAAGCTCGGGGTTCACCTAAGCTGAGCGTAGCACAGACGCGTTGATTTTTTTCGTGACCTTTGCGCTCTGGCTTACGAGGGGCCGGTTCCGTTCTTGCCTGCCTGGTCCTTGTGTTCGGCGAAGTATTTCTCCTGATCTTTCTGCAGGGTCTTTACCTGATCGCTGATACTCTGCGCTGCTTCAATCGCGGTCTTGCGGGCAAAGTCATAGGTTGGATCGGGAGGTGGTTGGACGAGAGCCGCTTGCCATTTGTCAGATTCCGGAACCAAGTCTTTCAGGGCCTTGCGAACGTCGGCGTGCTGGCCATCATAGGTGTCGAGGTTGTCCTGCAGTTCGTCGACGAGGCGGGTGAATTCTTCGATCTTCGCGCGCATTTCGGTGGCGCGGGTTTCAGCTCTCTTGTTGGTAGAAAGCTCTTTGATGGCTGTGACGCGCTGTTCGATGAACTTCGAATAGAGCTTGATGCGTTCGTTGGGCCGATCACCGAACTCACGCACTTGATCGATCTCTTCATCATTGAGTGGATCTCTTTGTGATTGGGCCCAACTCCGCAGCGTGAGGGGGGATAGAAGCAGGACAGCACTCAGGAGGATGAGAAGGCGGCGCATGAGAGCACTCCCTTTGCTGCCAAGTTTAGATGCACGATGCACCTTTTGCACGTTGAAAGAATGGGGATCGCCGACAGGCATTTAGAATAGCGGAGATGAGGTCTCTCGCTATCCGAAAATTCCTGACCGCTGCAGCTCTGATCTTGTTTGCGATGGCTGCGGGTCAAGCAACGGGACGCTCGGAGGCGGTGAAAGACCTTCCCAAGCCAACGAATTACGTCAGCGATTTTGCCAATGTTCTGTCCCCGGAGACAAAGCAGCAACTGAACCAGCTATGCGGACAGGTGGACCATCAGGCGCATGCGCAGATCGCCATTGTAACAGTCAAGACGCTCGATGGCGAGGAGATTCAGGATTACGCGGTTCAGCTTTGGGATGCGTGGAAGATTGGCCAGAAGGATCGAGGCGTCCTGATTTTGCTGGCAGTGCAGGAACACAAGCGATGGATTGCGACTGGTTATGGGCTTGAGGCGATTCTGCCGGATGCCAGGGTAGGGAATATTGGAAGGCAGATGGTGCCGTATCTGCGCTCAGGCGATTACGACGATGCTGTGTCGCTGGCTGTGGACCAGATCTCGCAGATCATTGCGCGCGATGCGGGAGTCACGCTGCAGTCGATTCAGAAACGTAGGCCGCCCCAGCAGCAGGCGATTCGACTAAGCCTTGGCCAGCTGATTATTTTCGCCGTCATTATTTTTCTCGTCATTCTGTTTCTGGCTCGTGCCGGCGGCTCAGGACTGCTGGGTTTTCTGCTGGGGATGTTTCTCGGCGGCGGCGGTCGCGGCGGCTGGGGTGGTGGTGGTGGCAGCGGCGGCAGTGATGGCGGGTTTGGCGGATTCGGCGGCGGAAGTACCGGTGGTGGCGGCGCCGGCGGAGATTGGTAGGGTGCTTCACCTCTTCGGCTAATGGCTTGAGTCGTGTAGTCTCTGGATGAAGAGCACAGGTTTTGCAAGGAGAATTTGCCCGTGATGAGACGTGGGTTGTGGATCGCAATTGCGGTTGTGGTCGTGATCTTTTTGGCAGTGCTGCTGGTTTTTGGCAGCTACGTGAGTGCGAAGAATCAGATGGTGGCGAAGCAGGAGGCCGTCCATGCGCAGTGGTCGCAGGTGGATGTGGTGCTGCAACGGCGCGCGGACCTGATTCCGAATCTGGTGAACACGGTAAAGGGCTATGCGCAGCATGAAGAGACCGTGTTTTCGGACATTGCAAATGCACGCTCCGCGTTGCTCAATGCGCACGATCCTCAGGGAAAGATTGCGGCAAATGGCCAGTTGGACTCAGCTCTCGGACGATTGCTTGCGCTTTCAGAAAACTATCCCAATCTGAAGGCAGATCAGAACTTTTTGCAGTTGCAGGACCAGCTAGAGGGTACGGAAAACCGCATCGCGGTGGAGCGTCGCCGCTATAACCAGACGGTGCAGGACTACAACACTTTCATCCGGCAGTTTCCAAACAGCATCTGGGCAGGCATGGCTGGATTTCAGCCTGATAATGCGTACTTCCAGGCAAGCGAGACGTCGAAGCAACCTCCCAGCGTTAAGTTCTAGATAGGATGAATTGCGAGAGAGGTCGCCGTATCTGGCAAGCGTGATCACGGTGGCCTAAGCCATTCTTGCTGTAACTGGTTTGGACGTTTTCTTCTTCGTTCAGGATAAGAGCAGCAGGCCCGGATGGCGCGGTCCGGCCGTTCGAGCGCCTGAAGAGCCGCCCCCGTCCTTTGCGGATCGACAAGCCCGGAGGGGGAGGAACCAACGAAAAGACTCGCTTGCCTGAGCCCATGGACCTTCTCTTCCCCAAATGGCAGCGCGAATTGTTCAACACCATTCTCGACGAAGAGAAACTTAAAGCTGACCGGGACGGTCAAGCGCGCACTGCTTACAGCCTGCGCCATACCTACATCTGCCTGCGCTTGATGGAGGGGGCGGATATCTACCAGATCGCCAAGAATTGCAGGAGATCGGTCGAGATGATCGAAAAATTCTATGCCTCCCATATCAAGACCCGCCTCGACGCGGCGGCTATCAACATCATGCGCAAGAAGAAGGTGGCCAAGGAACTTCGCACCGGCACTTAGCCTTATACTTAAGGTGGCCACGCGGGCGTGGCGGAATCGGCAGACGCATCGGACTTAAGCGTAACTTGAGTGCTCGCCGGGAAACCGGCGATGCAGAACTGTTCAAATTCGGGGAACCCTGTGAAATGGCGATCCCGAGCCAAGCCCCGACGGAGAACTCCGGAGGGGAAGGTGTAGAGACTAGACGGGCAGCACCTACCGCCGAACGGCGACAGACCGAACGGTCACGGTGAAGGTATAGTCCAGACCACAAACCTGCCGGAGCGTCCCTCGGACGCGCTTTCCGGCAGGACGGCGAAAGCCGCAGATGGTAAGAAAATCCGTTGGGGCGCAAGCCCCGTGAGGGTTCAAGTCCCTCCGCCCGCACCAGCCTAACTCTTTTATTCGCGTCCCCACCTCTCCCGGAGGTCCAACAACGACGCCTCCGTACAACCAAAGTCTCCTATGAATCAGCAAGATGTGTGTTGCGAATATGGGAGATACTGAAGCAACCTAATCCAATAGCATCTCTGATTCTTGCGCTGAGAGCGCACGCCACAGAATGAATATCGAAGCCGATACCTGCCGGAAATATGTTGTCCCAAGGCTGCTCATCTTAGGCGGGGGAGCTGTTCGTGCAAAAGAAGTGCGAACGTTTGAATTCGGCAACGCTTCGCGAGTACGTCGGAATCGCCTGCGAGCATTACGCTTCGAATTTCGGAGTGAAGATCGACTACCGGACTGTGACCATGCAGAAGACCTATTCGGAAACCATACCGATCGTGCTTAGCCACGTCTCCACCAGACTGGGCCAGCCGGTAATCGGAAATTGCGTGCGCCGTAGGCCAAACGCATGCCCGCCATGCGCATACAGATGCATCTCCACGGGAACCCCAGCCTGCTTCAGCGCAGCGTAGTAAGACAGCGAGTCGTTTACGTTGTCCACGTGATCATCTTCTGCCTGGAGCAGAAACGTGGGGGGCGTCTGGCTGGTGATATGAATCTCAGGATTCAACGCAAAGGTGCTATCGGCAACCGACCGATGTTCCGGCTGAGGAAGTGCGAACTTTTTCGTGCCCTGCTTCGCGTCCCACTGCGCAGCGGAGAGGGACAGATGTCCCGGATAAAGAACGACCGCAAAATCCGGGCGGCAGCTTTCTTTGTCGGCCGCATCCACCGCCGAATACAGCCGCTTTTCGAAATGCGTGCTCATTGCCGCCGACAAGTGGCCGCCCGCTGAAAATCCCAGCACGCCGATCTTGTGCGGATCGATATGCCAGTTCGCGGCGTGAAAGCGCACGAGACCTACTGTTCGCTGCGCGTCTTCGAGCGCCATCGGTGATTCCGGATACGGCCCTGATTTCGGATAGGGACCCACATCGGTCACGCGGTATTTCAGCAGCACGCACGTGATTCCTTTGGGGGTCAGCCAATCACAAACCTCCGATCCTTCGAGGTCGATGGCCAGAACCTGATATCCCCCACCGGGAAATACGACGACTGCTGCGCCGGTGTTCTTTCCTGTCGGCGAATACACCGTCATCGTCGGCTGCGTCACATTGCTCACGCCCATGGCTGGCCTTCCGGCAACGAGGAATGTTGGATCGACTTCTGCGACCTCTGGCCCCTTGACCGGCTGCGGATCAGGTGGCGCGCCCGGCCATATCGGAAGCTGAGTGTGCCCGGCCGACGGCTGCCAGACAGATGTTTGCGCACCAAGATTGGCGGATGCAAAGACAACACAAAGAGCATAGAGCAGCGGCTTCATAGAGTTCCTACAAGCGGGTTCGTCATAAGTGAATAAGCCGAGTGCAGGGCTGTCGAGGAGGGATTTGTTCCGTTGTTCGTTTGGGAATCGACTCAGTCAACAGACATGTGAGGAGACATGTGGGGGGATGAGACTGACTCCTGTGAAGAAGTCAGTCTCGAAAGGTTGAAAGAGTCCTCAAGGTTGGTTTAACGGTGGCTCAACGCCCAAATGTACGCGCCCACCGCCGATGCCTGTTCCGGTGTCAGTTGAGACCCACCCATAGCCGGCATGGGGCTGCGATATTCCTTAGGCAGCGAGACGCCATCGGTGATTGTCTTGGTGATTCCCGCCCAACTGCCATCGCTCCACAAAAATTTGTTCTTTGTCAGGTCAGGACCCAAGGGACTTCCAGTCGCATTCTCACCGTGGCAAGCTGTGCATGTTCCGCCGGCCACTTCACCGTGGTAGATTTGATCGCCCAACGCGACCATCTCTTGCGTCGCTCCTGGAGGGACAGGGAGAGCAGCTGCCCCGGCGTCGGGGTGGGTCCCCTCGGGCGGCTTGGCTTCGGCGCGAGCGATCTCGCCAGCGCCCGCTGTCAAGCTCGGGCAGGGAGTAAATTGAGGCCCGGTTGCAGTTGCGGGACCACCGACATAAGTAATTTTGTATATCGTTCCCTTCATGTCGTCCGAAACATAAAGTGACCCGTCTGGACCTACAGCGACGCCAGAGGGACGATGTATGGCTCCTTCCGGTGAGACTGCCGATCCTGCGAATCCATCAGCAAAGACTTCGCAGGATGCAGGCGGCAGAGGTCCGGCGAGCGACTGGAAAACGATGTTGTAGCCGCCTTGCG
This genomic window contains:
- a CDS encoding TPM domain-containing protein — protein: MRSLAIRKFLTAAALILFAMAAGQATGRSEAVKDLPKPTNYVSDFANVLSPETKQQLNQLCGQVDHQAHAQIAIVTVKTLDGEEIQDYAVQLWDAWKIGQKDRGVLILLAVQEHKRWIATGYGLEAILPDARVGNIGRQMVPYLRSGDYDDAVSLAVDQISQIIARDAGVTLQSIQKRRPPQQQAIRLSLGQLIIFAVIIFLVILFLARAGGSGLLGFLLGMFLGGGGRGGWGGGGGSGGSDGGFGGFGGGSTGGGGAGGDW
- a CDS encoding alpha/beta hydrolase; protein product: MKPLLYALCVVFASANLGAQTSVWQPSAGHTQLPIWPGAPPDPQPVKGPEVAEVDPTFLVAGRPAMGVSNVTQPTMTVYSPTGKNTGAAVVVFPGGGYQVLAIDLEGSEVCDWLTPKGITCVLLKYRVTDVGPYPKSGPYPESPMALEDAQRTVGLVRFHAANWHIDPHKIGVLGFSAGGHLSAAMSTHFEKRLYSAVDAADKESCRPDFAVVLYPGHLSLSAAQWDAKQGTKKFALPQPEHRSVADSTFALNPEIHITSQTPPTFLLQAEDDHVDNVNDSLSYYAALKQAGVPVEMHLYAHGGHAFGLRRTQFPITGWPSLVETWLSTIGMVSE
- a CDS encoding M48 family metallopeptidase: MNPELSRLFEEEYRAIRPRAPIPPIHVRFYRFTSLNTTIRLREGQIKVHLSDLLEGAPDTVLRAIAHILLAKLYRKPLDPSHNARYRRFASSEGVLRQTERIRQTRGRKKISTAKGDYYDLDEVFETLNRRFFHGLLGRPLLTWSEHKARRLLGHYDAAHNTIMVSRVFDRKNTPRYAIEYLMYHEMLHLRHPVKVRRGRRCVHPREFQADEKLFPELEQAKAYLKML
- a CDS encoding LemA family protein — protein: MRRGLWIAIAVVVVIFLAVLLVFGSYVSAKNQMVAKQEAVHAQWSQVDVVLQRRADLIPNLVNTVKGYAQHEETVFSDIANARSALLNAHDPQGKIAANGQLDSALGRLLALSENYPNLKADQNFLQLQDQLEGTENRIAVERRRYNQTVQDYNTFIRQFPNSIWAGMAGFQPDNAYFQASETSKQPPSVKF